One Simonsiella muelleri ATCC 29453 DNA window includes the following coding sequences:
- a CDS encoding M16 family metallopeptidase, which produces MLRPTLLALSLLALSVPALAETLKTKLNNGLTVIVREDNRAPVVMSQLWYKIGSVDEKVGKSGLSHALEHMMFKGTQSIPEGEFSRHVSAMGGSLNAYTTATETVFHENIAKEHLPTILAMEADRMVNLNFSDKAFNNEIKVIREERRQNVEDNPIGNMYEKMLSLAYDKPSNQTAVIGYMSDLFKLKPNDLRDWYRRWYAPNNATLVIVGDVNAKDTLALVEKTFGHIPAKKLPNRQDVSEPNTQAKGAKVVMGGNTKQPMFTLGYRVPTLTQLDEKLPYALDMLANILSGNSAARFDKKLIRGSELALDLSTNYTMIDRQAQLFTISGMPSQRSDLDLLRKNVEAEIALIARDGVSEEELQRAKTIEKANAIYSRDSMGAQASLIGTLETNGFSYDDENKLRQRIDQVTASDVQAAAAFLLKQRDVFVQLYPEDSEQVKAAKKTMKPYQTTKNK; this is translated from the coding sequence ATGTTACGTCCGACTTTATTGGCATTATCGCTGCTGGCGTTGTCTGTGCCTGCATTGGCAGAAACTTTAAAAACAAAATTAAACAATGGTTTAACAGTTATTGTGCGTGAAGACAATCGTGCGCCTGTTGTCATGTCCCAACTTTGGTACAAAATCGGTTCAGTTGATGAAAAAGTAGGCAAAAGCGGGTTGAGTCATGCACTGGAACACATGATGTTCAAAGGCACACAATCCATTCCTGAAGGCGAATTCTCACGCCACGTATCCGCGATGGGTGGCTCGTTGAACGCCTATACCACCGCCACTGAAACCGTCTTCCACGAAAACATCGCCAAAGAACATTTACCCACCATTTTGGCAATGGAAGCCGACCGCATGGTCAATTTGAATTTTAGTGATAAAGCATTTAATAATGAAATCAAAGTCATTCGCGAAGAACGCCGCCAAAATGTAGAAGACAATCCCATTGGCAATATGTATGAAAAAATGTTGAGTTTGGCGTATGACAAACCATCTAACCAAACGGCAGTTATCGGATACATGTCTGATTTATTTAAATTAAAACCAAATGATTTGCGTGATTGGTATCGCCGATGGTATGCACCCAATAACGCCACTTTGGTGATTGTCGGCGATGTGAATGCCAAAGACACACTGGCTTTGGTGGAAAAAACATTTGGGCACATTCCTGCAAAAAAATTACCCAATCGCCAAGACGTGAGTGAACCCAACACCCAAGCCAAAGGCGCGAAAGTTGTGATGGGTGGCAACACCAAACAACCTATGTTTACATTGGGTTATCGTGTGCCAACTTTGACTCAATTAGACGAAAAATTGCCTTATGCGTTGGATATGCTGGCAAATATTTTGAGTGGCAATTCGGCAGCACGATTTGATAAAAAATTGATACGCGGTTCAGAATTGGCATTGGATTTAAGTACAAATTACACCATGATTGACCGTCAAGCACAATTATTCACCATTTCAGGTATGCCCAGCCAACGCAGCGATTTGGATTTATTACGCAAAAATGTGGAAGCTGAAATTGCACTGATTGCTCGCGATGGCGTAAGCGAAGAAGAATTACAACGCGCCAAAACCATTGAAAAAGCCAACGCCATTTACAGCCGCGACAGCATGGGTGCGCAAGCCAGCTTAATTGGCACACTGGAAACCAACGGTTTTTCTTATGATGATGAAAATAAATTGCGCCAACGCATTGACCAAGTAACCGCCTCTGATGTTCAGGCTGCCGCTGCATTCTTATTGAAACAACGTGATGTTTTTGTACAACTTTATCCTGAAGACAGCGAACAAGTCAAAGCCGCCAAAAAAACCATGAAACCCTATCAAACAACAAAAAACAAATAA
- a CDS encoding SPOR domain-containing protein has translation MMIKNILAVILMFASTQIYATTETKSTTTATDKVAEKANSLKKAGDKISENTNSLTKVTTTVATDKVAEKAGSLKKASDKISEKTNSLTKVAATVATDKVAEKAGSLKKASDKISEKTNSLTKVAATVATDKVAEKAGSLKKANDKISEKTNSLTKVASTVVTDKVAEKTGSLKKVAVKNTENVTKTTTTDISATKKSDVKSEKNTDATSQPENQSADGKSSSVMIQMGAFLSEDLAETQAAKASLLGVPSRVVKTTNSNGTRISVVRSRQRIEQVQAQKMVNQLKANDMPALLMID, from the coding sequence ATGATGATTAAAAACATCTTAGCGGTTATTTTGATGTTTGCCAGTACGCAAATCTATGCTACCACTGAAACCAAGTCAACCACCACTGCCACCGATAAAGTCGCCGAAAAAGCAAACAGCCTAAAAAAAGCCGGCGATAAAATTTCTGAAAACACAAACAGTTTGACTAAAGTTACGACCACTGTTGCCACCGACAAAGTCGCCGAAAAAGCAGGCAGCCTGAAAAAAGCCAGCGATAAAATTTCTGAAAAAACAAACAGTTTGACTAAAGTTGCTGCCACTGTTGCCACCGACAAAGTCGCCGAAAAAGCAGGCAGCCTGAAAAAAGCCAGCGATAAAATTTCTGAAAAAACAAACAGTTTGACTAAAGTTGCTGCCACTGTTGCCACCGACAAAGTCGCCGAAAAAGCAGGCAGCCTGAAAAAAGCCAACGATAAAATCTCTGAAAAAACAAACAGTTTAACTAAAGTTGCGTCCACTGTTGTTACCGATAAAGTTGCCGAAAAAACAGGTAGCCTGAAAAAAGTGGCTGTAAAAAATACGGAAAATGTCACCAAAACCACCACAACCGACATCTCTGCCACCAAAAAATCAGACGTTAAATCAGAAAAAAACACCGATGCCACTAGCCAGCCAGAAAACCAAAGTGCAGATGGTAAATCTTCAAGCGTGATGATTCAGATGGGGGCATTTTTGTCGGAAGATTTGGCGGAAACTCAAGCAGCAAAAGCATCTTTATTGGGTGTGCCATCGCGCGTGGTCAAAACCACCAACTCAAATGGTACGAGAATCAGCGTGGTGCGTAGCCGTCAGCGTATTGAACAGGTGCAAGCCCAAAAAATGGTTAATCAATTGAAAGCCAATGATATGCCTGCATTGTTAATGATTGATTAA